The following are encoded in a window of Helicobacter jaachi genomic DNA:
- the recR gene encoding recombination mediator RecR, which translates to MNEYKFSLKAFFELISALEKLPAIGKKSAQKMAYALCLEDKFLGLNIAHAIENAALSVQRCQKCFGISESEICEICSSHTRQNGELCIVASPKDIFTIEDIGEFCGRYFVLDSQNDLEQIDFKLLNNRIITESIQEIIFALSPSLANEAIMLYIEDKITSPLRFSKIAQGVPTGIGLDSIDQLSLSRAISLRVKL; encoded by the coding sequence ATGAATGAATATAAATTTAGTCTTAAAGCATTTTTTGAGCTTATTTCTGCGCTTGAAAAACTCCCAGCCATTGGCAAAAAAAGTGCGCAAAAAATGGCGTATGCGCTTTGCTTAGAGGATAAATTTTTAGGGCTTAATATCGCCCATGCTATTGAAAATGCCGCACTAAGTGTGCAGCGATGTCAAAAATGCTTTGGTATAAGCGAAAGTGAGATTTGTGAAATCTGCTCCTCCCATACGCGACAAAATGGCGAGTTATGCATTGTAGCAAGCCCAAAAGATATTTTTACCATTGAGGATATAGGGGAGTTTTGCGGGCGATATTTTGTGCTAGATTCTCAAAATGATTTAGAGCAAATTGATTTTAAATTGCTTAACAATCGCATCATTACAGAATCTATTCAAGAGATTATCTTTGCCCTCTCTCCAAGCCTAGCTAATGAAGCCATCATGCTCTATATTGAAGATAAAATCACCTCTCCCCTGCGCTTTAGCAAAATTGCTCAAGGCGTGCCAACAGGTATTGGGCTAGATTCTATCGACCAGCTCTCGCTCTCGCGTGCAATAAGCCTGCGCGTGAAGCTTTAA
- a CDS encoding peroxiredoxin gives MLVTKPAPDFTAEAVKPDGTFEDNFNLYNNIGKNGAVVFFWPKDFTFVCPSEIIAFDKRVKDFEERGVKVIGVSIDSKEVHFAWRNVPVNEGGIGAVTFPMVSDITKQISRDYDVLFNGAVALRGSFLIDKNKVIRHAVINDLPLGRNVDEMIRTVDMMLFVEEHGEVCPAGWHKGDEGMKANAKGVAEYLSKHASKL, from the coding sequence ATGTTAGTTACAAAACCAGCACCAGATTTCACAGCGGAGGCAGTTAAGCCAGATGGGACTTTTGAGGATAATTTTAACCTCTATAACAACATAGGCAAAAATGGCGCAGTAGTATTCTTTTGGCCCAAGGATTTTACTTTTGTATGTCCAAGTGAGATTATTGCATTTGATAAGCGTGTAAAAGACTTTGAAGAACGCGGCGTGAAAGTTATAGGCGTGTCAATAGATTCTAAAGAAGTGCATTTTGCATGGAGAAATGTCCCTGTGAATGAGGGCGGTATCGGCGCGGTTACATTCCCTATGGTGTCTGATATCACAAAGCAAATTTCACGCGATTATGATGTGCTATTTAATGGCGCTGTAGCACTTCGCGGGAGCTTTTTGATTGATAAAAATAAGGTTATTCGCCACGCTGTGATTAATGACCTCCCCCTTGGGCGCAATGTAGATGAGATGATTCGCACTGTGGATATGATGCTATTTGTTGAAGAGCATGGCGAAGTATGCCCAGCAGGCTGGCATAAGGGCGATGAGGGTATGAAAGCTAATGCCAAAGGTGTGGCAGAATATCTAAGCAAACACGCTAGCAAGCTTTAA
- a CDS encoding potassium transporter TrkG — MHLKSMQILVLGYVCIIIVGACILLLPGMHTTPITFLEALFTSASAFTCTGLIIKDTAVDFTILGQSVIIVLIWFGGFGYMSLLGIVYVLLRRRLSHMELNMIKGALNHPSVDGMTHFLKKILVFVLILEGVGALVLFIYFYYCKDFDVGKAAFAGIFHAISALNNAGFSIFSTNLMDYRQSLVVNFVICSLVICGSLGYIVLVELHAFTHSYFSNFVRACIHKCDMVKIRLSLHTRIVATYTIGLLLIGFCFVLLLEYNNAKTLGSFTFFDKALSSFFISVNYRTSGFNTIDLSGLKDSTLFFSSLLMLVGGAPGGSAGGIKVTTLAVLLAFCIALFNDAKPALFKRAISESSIKKAIVVAIIALFSIVITSFCIAIFQEDTRFMLIMFEVCSAFATVGVSTGNGGTLSLSANFNFFSQLCIIALMIMGKVGILAFWLICVGKRKQSHIALQEENVTI, encoded by the coding sequence ATGCATTTAAAGAGTATGCAAATTCTTGTTTTGGGTTATGTGTGTATCATTATCGTTGGCGCGTGTATTTTGCTGCTGCCGGGTATGCACACCACTCCTATAACTTTCCTAGAGGCACTCTTTACAAGTGCGTCGGCTTTTACTTGCACGGGGCTTATCATCAAAGATACTGCGGTTGATTTCACCATACTTGGGCAAAGCGTGATAATAGTGCTTATTTGGTTTGGTGGTTTTGGTTATATGAGTTTGCTAGGCATTGTGTATGTGCTTTTACGCAGGCGGCTCTCGCATATGGAGCTTAATATGATAAAAGGCGCGCTTAATCACCCAAGTGTTGATGGTATGACACATTTTCTTAAAAAAATTCTAGTTTTTGTGCTGATTTTAGAGGGTGTGGGGGCTTTGGTGCTTTTTATTTATTTTTATTATTGCAAGGATTTTGATGTGGGCAAAGCCGCATTTGCTGGTATTTTCCACGCTATATCAGCACTTAACAATGCTGGATTCTCTATTTTTAGCACCAATCTTATGGATTATCGCCAAAGTTTGGTTGTAAATTTTGTCATTTGCTCGCTTGTTATTTGTGGGAGTTTGGGCTATATCGTGCTGGTAGAATTGCATGCCTTTACGCATTCATATTTTAGTAATTTTGTGCGAGCATGTATCCATAAATGCGATATGGTAAAAATCCGCCTAAGCCTGCATACAAGGATTGTAGCGACTTATACTATAGGACTTTTACTCATTGGCTTTTGCTTTGTGCTGCTCTTAGAATATAATAACGCTAAAACTTTGGGGAGCTTTACATTTTTTGATAAGGCACTCTCAAGCTTTTTTATATCGGTTAATTACCGCACTTCTGGCTTTAATACCATCGATTTATCGGGCTTAAAGGATTCTACTTTATTCTTTTCTTCGCTTCTTATGCTCGTAGGAGGTGCGCCCGGCGGGAGTGCTGGAGGGATTAAGGTCACTACACTTGCTGTGCTTCTTGCCTTTTGTATCGCGCTTTTTAATGATGCAAAGCCTGCGTTATTTAAGCGCGCCATTTCAGAATCTAGCATTAAAAAGGCTATTGTTGTGGCGATTATTGCGCTATTTAGCATTGTGATTACAAGCTTTTGTATAGCCATTTTTCAAGAGGATACGCGCTTTATGCTTATAATGTTTGAAGTATGCTCGGCATTTGCCACCGTTGGCGTATCCACAGGCAATGGCGGCACACTAAGTTTGAGTGCGAATTTTAACTTTTTCTCCCAGCTGTGCATTATTGCGCTTATGATTATGGGTAAGGTTGGGATTTTGGCATTTTGGCTTATTTGTGTAGGCAAGCGCAAGCAGAGCCATATTGCGCTACAAGAGGAAAATGTGACTATTTAG
- the dnaJ gene encoding molecular chaperone DnaJ produces the protein METFDYYEVLEIMRTSDKEVIKKAYRKMALKYHPDRNPDDKHAEEQFKRVNEAYEVLSDDAKRQIYDKYGKEGLQNSGFSGFSGRDFSDIFGDLGSIFESAFGANFGFSNKNASAQGKYSLDEIIGLELSFKEAVFGCKKQIHNSFKIACSDCKGTGAKDGKLTTCSDCGGKGQVYMRQGFMTFAQTCPTCKGAGQKANEKCAKCKGSGFEMSEEDFEVNIPEGIDDGHKIRISGRGNADKDGKRGDLYIAISVAEDTNFVRDGENVYIEVPVFFTSIVLGTTLKIPSLRGELELRIPPNTRDKEQFVFDNEGIKDVNSSYRGKFVAQIKITYPPKLNAEQKALVEKLQESFGVESQPYKNVFEECFTKIKQWLHKHDIGKDKA, from the coding sequence TTGGAGACTTTTGATTATTATGAAGTGCTAGAAATCATGCGCACAAGCGATAAGGAGGTGATTAAAAAGGCTTATCGCAAAATGGCATTAAAATATCACCCCGATAGAAATCCTGATGATAAGCATGCTGAAGAGCAGTTTAAGCGTGTGAATGAGGCTTATGAGGTCTTAAGCGATGATGCTAAGCGACAAATTTATGATAAATATGGCAAGGAGGGCTTACAAAACTCTGGCTTTAGCGGCTTTAGTGGGCGTGATTTTAGCGATATTTTTGGAGATTTAGGCTCCATTTTTGAATCTGCTTTTGGTGCAAATTTTGGATTCTCAAATAAAAATGCTAGCGCGCAGGGCAAGTATAGTTTAGATGAAATTATAGGCTTAGAATTAAGCTTTAAAGAAGCCGTTTTTGGCTGCAAAAAGCAAATTCATAATAGCTTTAAAATCGCCTGCAGTGATTGCAAAGGCACAGGCGCAAAAGATGGCAAACTCACTACCTGCAGTGATTGCGGAGGTAAGGGACAGGTATATATGCGACAGGGCTTTATGACCTTTGCGCAAACTTGCCCAACTTGCAAAGGAGCGGGGCAAAAAGCAAATGAAAAATGCGCTAAATGCAAGGGTAGCGGCTTTGAGATGAGTGAGGAGGATTTTGAAGTAAATATCCCTGAAGGTATTGATGATGGGCATAAAATCCGCATAAGCGGCAGAGGAAATGCTGATAAAGATGGCAAAAGGGGCGATTTGTATATTGCTATAAGCGTGGCAGAGGATACAAACTTTGTGCGCGATGGGGAAAATGTGTATATTGAAGTGCCTGTATTTTTTACCTCAATCGTGCTTGGCACTACGCTTAAAATCCCCTCTTTACGCGGAGAATTAGAGCTTAGAATCCCGCCAAATACAAGGGATAAGGAGCAATTTGTATTTGACAATGAGGGCATAAAAGATGTAAATAGCTCATATAGAGGGAAGTTTGTGGCTCAAATTAAAATCACCTATCCTCCTAAATTAAATGCAGAGCAAAAGGCATTGGTTGAGAAACTCCAAGAGAGTTTTGGTGTAGAGAGCCAGCCTTATAAAAATGTATTTGAAGAGTGCTTTACTAAAATTAAACAATGGCTACACAAGCACGATATAGGCAAGGATAAAGCCTAG
- a CDS encoding potassium channel family protein, which produces MKKTYAVIGLGKFGQYLAKGLLRSNESVIVCDNDAENIKEFKDLSDEIYVLDATNKAALLEAGVKELDVVIVSIGEDIESSILSIIALQELKNKFIIAKAVNRAHGIILARLGVDLVIRPEQDASSRLLEKLLWNRNSIFAINDQLNMSKMPIIESDIGKSVKAKQQELQAQCVNSDSQNVKIIGVLQGGKWQLYASSNEPLENLVLESGAVLLLLYLK; this is translated from the coding sequence ATGAAAAAGACTTATGCTGTAATTGGACTTGGAAAGTTTGGGCAATACCTTGCTAAAGGGCTTTTGCGCAGTAATGAAAGTGTGATTGTATGCGATAATGATGCGGAAAATATTAAAGAGTTTAAGGATTTAAGTGATGAAATTTATGTCCTTGATGCGACGAATAAAGCCGCATTGCTTGAAGCGGGAGTGAAAGAACTTGATGTAGTGATTGTAAGCATTGGCGAGGATATAGAATCTAGCATTCTCAGTATCATTGCATTGCAGGAATTAAAAAATAAATTCATCATTGCAAAGGCTGTTAATCGCGCGCATGGCATTATTTTAGCGCGTTTGGGCGTGGATTTGGTTATCCGCCCAGAGCAGGACGCCTCAAGCCGCTTGCTTGAGAAGTTATTATGGAATCGCAATAGTATTTTTGCTATCAATGACCAGCTTAATATGAGCAAAATGCCCATTATAGAATCTGATATAGGCAAATCTGTGAAAGCAAAGCAGCAGGAGCTGCAAGCCCAATGTGTGAATAGCGATTCTCAAAATGTGAAAATTATAGGCGTGCTGCAAGGGGGCAAATGGCAGCTTTATGCGTCCTCAAATGAGCCTTTGGAAAATCTAGTTTTAGAATCTGGCGCGGTATTGCTCTTATTGTATCTTAAATGA
- a CDS encoding c-type cytochrome: protein MKKLLFLVFLGFVSTAFAEAPAAYKKCIACHGADGKKVAPGSKGNAKIAGMSKDELLKQLKGYKAKTADNGGAKAIMYGQMANVSDADIELLADYIAKLPK from the coding sequence ATGAAAAAGTTGCTTTTTCTCGTGTTTTTAGGCTTTGTAAGCACTGCATTTGCAGAGGCTCCAGCTGCGTATAAAAAATGTATCGCCTGCCACGGCGCAGATGGCAAAAAGGTCGCTCCGGGCAGCAAAGGTAATGCAAAAATTGCTGGAATGTCAAAAGATGAGCTTTTAAAACAGCTTAAAGGATACAAAGCTAAGACGGCTGATAATGGCGGCGCTAAGGCGATTATGTATGGACAAATGGCAAATGTAAGCGATGCTGATATTGAACTTTTAGCAGATTATATCGCTAAACTTCCCAAATAA